A genome region from Bacteroidales bacterium includes the following:
- a CDS encoding gliding motility lipoprotein GldH: MKALLTNLSVFVFLLLFTSCDPRMVFEKNQRIPGGSWDAAQPAEFEVFIPDTLQPFNMYVNIRNKGSYSFSNLFLFITITSPAGEKLTDTVEFTLADSKGKWYGKGIGDLYFLRAPWKKNIRFPHTGIYQFRFTQGMRTNPLPGITDIGMRIEKVH; the protein is encoded by the coding sequence ATGAAAGCTCTTCTGACTAACCTTTCGGTTTTTGTTTTTTTGCTGCTGTTCACTTCATGCGACCCCCGGATGGTCTTCGAAAAGAACCAGCGCATCCCCGGTGGATCATGGGATGCCGCTCAGCCGGCAGAATTCGAGGTGTTCATTCCCGACACCCTTCAGCCTTTCAATATGTACGTCAACATCCGGAACAAAGGATCCTATTCCTTCAGCAACCTGTTCCTGTTTATCACCATAACCTCACCTGCCGGTGAAAAACTGACCGATACCGTTGAGTTTACCCTTGCCGACAGCAAAGGAAAATGGTATGGAAAAGGTATCGGCGATCTCTATTTCCTGCGGGCACCGTGGAAAAAAAATATCCGTTTTCCGCATACGGGTATCTATCAGTTTCGTTTCACCCAGGGCATGCGCACCAATCCTCTGCCCGGGATCACCGATATCGGTATGCGCATCGAAAAAGTACATTGA